One Festucalex cinctus isolate MCC-2025b chromosome 1, RoL_Fcin_1.0, whole genome shotgun sequence genomic region harbors:
- the thpo gene encoding thrombopoietin isoform X1, whose translation MALSRLLLICMLASEVLYAETKPIDFVCSRSARRAMNIVEEMQTALNNCNTSTILPTPVQLPCTELHVASWERKSHHERRQDISASLRHLFEAVKVARPLGWAECGSALLQRLEHNINSYLLILTHLQLSVQQGPVERTEISCVPRSTLSLSTVLLNYRRLITGKLERLMMSLESRCISQLQEEHLQ comes from the exons ATGGCTTTAAGCA GACTCCTGCTGATATGTATGCTAGCCTCTGAAGTGCTGTATGCCGAAACCAAGCCCATTGACTTTGTGTGCAGCAGATCAGCAAGGAGAGCAATGAACATTGTGGAAGAGATGCAGACGGCACTG AACAACTGCAACACGTCCACCATCCTGCCCACGCCAGTTCAGCTACCATGCACCGAGCTCCACGTAGCATCTTGGGAAAGAAAATCA CACCATGAGAGGAGACAAGACATCAGTGCATCCTTGAGGCATCTTTTCGAGGCTGTCAAGGTTGCGAGGCCCCTCGGCTGGGCAGAATGTGGTTCAGCGCTTTTGCAGAGATTGGAGCACAACATCAACAGCTACCTCCTCATCCTCACACATCTTCAATTGAGT GTCCAGCAGGGGCCAGTTGAACGCACAGAAATATCTTGTGTTCCTCGAAGCACCCTCAGTCTGAGCACGGTCCTGCTGAACTACAGGCGGCTAATCACGGGCAAACTGGAGCGGCTGATGATGAGCTTGGAAAGCAGATGCATTTCCCAGTTACAAGAGGAGCATCTCCAATAA
- the LOC144019144 gene encoding solute carrier family 12 member 9-like isoform X3, whose protein sequence is MFLVAYVIITMTVFSVCAISTNGALDAGGAYYMISRALGPEFGGSIGIMFFFANVCGSALYILGLVEAIMSAFGVPEASEAVRVIGAAHRVLPSGYWWSLLYSTVLLLICFIVCLVGAHIYAKATFVIFLIVTTVLASIFCSFFFVEPRMITLPDSSFMNGSTQTTANYTGLRLHTLEGNLWASFTVDYTTGAMMNFATVFAVMFNGCTGIMAGSNMSGDLKNPSYSIPRGTLTAVFITFVTYNLLSLLAASSCERPVLQSDYSFLGTINAWPPLVTVGIYSSAMSAAMSNLIGASRVLYALSKDDLFGGVLALARKTSRSGNPWASVLASWLLVQMVLFAGKLNTIAGIVTIFFLLVYANVNLACLALEWASAPNFRPSFRCFTWHTCTLGILGCLVMMFLINAIYAFASIAFMLLLLMLIHYLGPISNWGYISQALIFHQVRKYLLLLDVRKDHVKFWRPQVLLMVANPRSCVGLLTFINDLKKSGLYVLGHVKLGLLDERPSDPLQSCYDSWLSLVDHLNIKAFVNLTLAESVRRGVQNLLFISGFGGMRPNTLVLGFYDDCPPEDHLQGKVLPPDNSLDAVLANKDAGGPMFPFFPNVRHTDKSKDIKEEEYVSIITDAVKMGKNVTLARYFSQFNREDVLGSGKKTKTNQGTAAPFVDIWPLNLLRPDSCGYVDVCSLFLLQLACVLHETRAWSQARLRLFLCVEAGRSLREEETAKLRLMLRELRMSAQVQTVAWDQVVALHWQRRGRDKGEEVADGRKEAFPSNAAQLTDEYIGAVNDLIRRHGEPQPAVRFLYLPHPPADTSRYSAYLHQVDLLSRDLGPTLLVHGVTPVVTTDI, encoded by the exons ATGTTCTTGGTGGCCTACGTCATTATCACAATGACAGTCTTTTCCGTCTGCGCCATCTCAACTAATGGAGCCTTGGATGCGGGGGGTGCCTACT ACATGATCAGCCGAGCGCTGGGTCCAGAGTTTGGTGGCAGCATTGGAatcatgtttttctttgccaatgTGTGCGGCAGTGCTCTCTACATTTTAGGTCTGGTTGAAGCGATCATGTCTGCCTTTGGCGTCCCAGAAG CTTCAGAGGCTGTGAGGGTGATTGGAGCCGCCCATCGGGTGCTGCCTTCAGGATACTGGTGGTCTTTGCTTTACAGcactgtgctgcttttaatttgttttattgtttgccTG GTAGGCGCCCACATCTACGCCAAAGCCACTTTCGTCATCTTCCTCATCGTCACAACTGTCCTAGCATCCATCTTCTGCAGCTTCTTCTTTGTGGAGCCTAGGATGATCACACTTCCAGATTCCTCCTTTATGAATGGTTCCACCCAGACCACTGCTAACTATACTGGTCTCAGACTCCACACCTTGGAGGGCAACCTTTGGG CTAGTTTCACAGTCGACTACACCACTGGAGCCATGATGAATTTTGCCACCGTTTTTGCAGTCATGTTCAATGGTTGCACTGGAATCATGGCTGGATCTAACATGTCTG GTGACTTGAAGAACCCAAGTTATTCCATCCCCAGAGGAACCTTGACGGCAGTTTTTATAACATTTGTCACATACAACCTGCTAAGTCTGCTGGCTGCATCGTCTTGTGAACG TCCTGTTCTGCAAAGCGACTACAGTTTCCTTGGGACCATCAATGCTTGGCCTCCTCTGGTCACAGTTGGTATCTACTCCTCAGCCATGTCCGCCGCCATGAGCAACCTCATCGGAGCCTCCAGAGTCCTGTACGCACTATCTAAAGACGACCTTTTTG GTGGTGTCCTGGCTCTGGCGAGGAAGACGTCCCGCAGTGGTAACCCCTGGGCCTCAGTGCTTGCCTCTTGGCTGCTTGTACAG atggtgctgttTGCTGGAAAATTGAACACCATTGCTGGAATTGTGACCATCTTCTTCTTGTTGGTCTATGCCAATGTCAACCTGGCCTGTTTGGCTCTTGAGTGGGCATCTGCGCCAAACTTTAG GCCGTCCTTCCGTTGTTTCACGTGGCACACCTGCACCCTGGGCATTCTTGGTTGCCTGGTTATGATGTTCCTGATCAATGCCATCTATGCTTTTGCCAGCATAGCATTCATGCTGCTGCTCCTGATGCTCATTCATTATCTCGGCCCCATCAGTAACTGGGGCTACATCAGCCAGGCTCTCATCTTCCACCag GTCCGCAAGTACCTCTTGTTGCTGGATGTGCGCAAGGACCACGTCAAGTTCTGGAGGCCTCAAGTGCTGCTAATGGTGGCCAACCCTCGTAGTTGTGTGGGCTTGCTGACTTTCATTAATGACCTGAAGAAGAGTGGCCTCTATGTACTGGGTCATGTCAAACTGGGATTGCTAG ATGAGAGGCCATCCGATCCTTTGCAGAGCTGTTACGACTCCTGGCTGTCTTTAGTGGACCATTTGAATATTAAAGCCTTTGTTAACCTCACCTTGGCTGAATCTGTTCGACGTGGAGTTCAGAACCTTCTTTTCATCTCAGGCTTTG gtgGGATGAGACCAAACACTCTTGTCTTAGGTTTCTATGATGACTGCCCCCCTGAAGACCACCTCCAAGGCAAAGTTTTACCTCCAGACAACAGCTTGGATGCAGTGCTTGCAAACAAAGACGCGGGAGGACCAATGTTCCCTTTCTTCCCTAATgtacgtcatacagataaatccAAAGACATCAAGGAAGAGGAGTATGTGTCAATTATCACCGACGCTGTAAAAATGGGCAAGAATGTGACCCTGGCTCGATACTTTAGCCAGTTCAACAGGGAAGACGTTTTAGggtcggggaaaaaaacaaagactaaCCAAGGCACGGCGGCTCCGTTTGTTGACATTTGGCCACTGAATCTGCTGCGACCGGACAGCTGCGGCTATGTGGACGTCTGCTCGCTGTTTTTGCTCCAACTGGCCTGCGTGCTTCACGAAACTCGGGCCTGGAGCCAGGCCAGGTTGCGCCTTTTCCTCTGCGTGGAAGCCGGCCGAAGTCTGAGGGAGGAAGAGACAGCCAAGCTGCGACTGATGCTCAGGGAGCTCCGGATGTCGGCGCAAGTGCAGACGGTGGCTTGGGACCAGGTGGTGGCGCTACACTGGCAAAGGCGAGGAAGGGATAAAGGCGAGGAAGTGGCCGATGGACGTAAAGAAGCGTTTCCCAGCAATGCAGCCCAGCTGACAGACGAGTACATCGGCGCCGTCAACGATCTCATCCGAAGGCATGGAGAACCTCAGCCGGCAGTGCGCTTCCTGTATCTGCCGCACCCGCCCGCCGATACAAGCCGCTACTCGGCCTACCTGCATCAAGTAGACCTGCTGAGTCGGGATTTGGGCCCCACGTTGCTCGTCCACGGAGTCACACCAGTTGTCACGACGGACATCTAG
- the LOC144019144 gene encoding solute carrier family 12 member 9-like isoform X1, whose amino-acid sequence MSEKAPLLNYRLTTSTGGVASSGSKDEPANRTPEQGEDRGRRRSAATKSDRKLGVLFGVVIPTLLSMFSVVVFLRIGFVVGQAGLYQAIAMFLVAYVIITMTVFSVCAISTNGALDAGGAYYMISRALGPEFGGSIGIMFFFANVCGSALYILGLVEAIMSAFGVPEASEAVRVIGAAHRVLPSGYWWSLLYSTVLLLICFIVCLVGAHIYAKATFVIFLIVTTVLASIFCSFFFVEPRMITLPDSSFMNGSTQTTANYTGLRLHTLEGNLWASFTVDYTTGAMMNFATVFAVMFNGCTGIMAGSNMSGDLKNPSYSIPRGTLTAVFITFVTYNLLSLLAASSCERPVLQSDYSFLGTINAWPPLVTVGIYSSAMSAAMSNLIGASRVLYALSKDDLFGGVLALARKTSRSGNPWASVLASWLLVQMVLFAGKLNTIAGIVTIFFLLVYANVNLACLALEWASAPNFRPSFRCFTWHTCTLGILGCLVMMFLINAIYAFASIAFMLLLLMLIHYLGPISNWGYISQALIFHQVRKYLLLLDVRKDHVKFWRPQVLLMVANPRSCVGLLTFINDLKKSGLYVLGHVKLGLLDERPSDPLQSCYDSWLSLVDHLNIKAFVNLTLAESVRRGVQNLLFISGFGGMRPNTLVLGFYDDCPPEDHLQGKVLPPDNSLDAVLANKDAGGPMFPFFPNVRHTDKSKDIKEEEYVSIITDAVKMGKNVTLARYFSQFNREDVLGSGKKTKTNQGTAAPFVDIWPLNLLRPDSCGYVDVCSLFLLQLACVLHETRAWSQARLRLFLCVEAGRSLREEETAKLRLMLRELRMSAQVQTVAWDQVVALHWQRRGRDKGEEVADGRKEAFPSNAAQLTDEYIGAVNDLIRRHGEPQPAVRFLYLPHPPADTSRYSAYLHQVDLLSRDLGPTLLVHGVTPVVTTDI is encoded by the exons ATGTCCGAAAAGGCTCCTCTTCTCAACTATCGACTCACTACCAGCACAGGCGGCGTAGCCAGCTCGGGGTCGAAGGATGAGCCCGCAAACAGGACGCCTGAGCAGGGTGAAGACCGAGGCCGTCGTCGGTCAGCCGCCACCAAAAGTGACCGAAAGCTCGGCGTCCTTTTCGGAGTTGTTATTCCGACGTTGCTGTCTATGTTTAGTGTCGTCGTGTTTTTACGTATtg GATTTGTTGTGGGCCAAGCTGGGCTGTACCAGGCCATTGCCATGTTCTTGGTGGCCTACGTCATTATCACAATGACAGTCTTTTCCGTCTGCGCCATCTCAACTAATGGAGCCTTGGATGCGGGGGGTGCCTACT ACATGATCAGCCGAGCGCTGGGTCCAGAGTTTGGTGGCAGCATTGGAatcatgtttttctttgccaatgTGTGCGGCAGTGCTCTCTACATTTTAGGTCTGGTTGAAGCGATCATGTCTGCCTTTGGCGTCCCAGAAG CTTCAGAGGCTGTGAGGGTGATTGGAGCCGCCCATCGGGTGCTGCCTTCAGGATACTGGTGGTCTTTGCTTTACAGcactgtgctgcttttaatttgttttattgtttgccTG GTAGGCGCCCACATCTACGCCAAAGCCACTTTCGTCATCTTCCTCATCGTCACAACTGTCCTAGCATCCATCTTCTGCAGCTTCTTCTTTGTGGAGCCTAGGATGATCACACTTCCAGATTCCTCCTTTATGAATGGTTCCACCCAGACCACTGCTAACTATACTGGTCTCAGACTCCACACCTTGGAGGGCAACCTTTGGG CTAGTTTCACAGTCGACTACACCACTGGAGCCATGATGAATTTTGCCACCGTTTTTGCAGTCATGTTCAATGGTTGCACTGGAATCATGGCTGGATCTAACATGTCTG GTGACTTGAAGAACCCAAGTTATTCCATCCCCAGAGGAACCTTGACGGCAGTTTTTATAACATTTGTCACATACAACCTGCTAAGTCTGCTGGCTGCATCGTCTTGTGAACG TCCTGTTCTGCAAAGCGACTACAGTTTCCTTGGGACCATCAATGCTTGGCCTCCTCTGGTCACAGTTGGTATCTACTCCTCAGCCATGTCCGCCGCCATGAGCAACCTCATCGGAGCCTCCAGAGTCCTGTACGCACTATCTAAAGACGACCTTTTTG GTGGTGTCCTGGCTCTGGCGAGGAAGACGTCCCGCAGTGGTAACCCCTGGGCCTCAGTGCTTGCCTCTTGGCTGCTTGTACAG atggtgctgttTGCTGGAAAATTGAACACCATTGCTGGAATTGTGACCATCTTCTTCTTGTTGGTCTATGCCAATGTCAACCTGGCCTGTTTGGCTCTTGAGTGGGCATCTGCGCCAAACTTTAG GCCGTCCTTCCGTTGTTTCACGTGGCACACCTGCACCCTGGGCATTCTTGGTTGCCTGGTTATGATGTTCCTGATCAATGCCATCTATGCTTTTGCCAGCATAGCATTCATGCTGCTGCTCCTGATGCTCATTCATTATCTCGGCCCCATCAGTAACTGGGGCTACATCAGCCAGGCTCTCATCTTCCACCag GTCCGCAAGTACCTCTTGTTGCTGGATGTGCGCAAGGACCACGTCAAGTTCTGGAGGCCTCAAGTGCTGCTAATGGTGGCCAACCCTCGTAGTTGTGTGGGCTTGCTGACTTTCATTAATGACCTGAAGAAGAGTGGCCTCTATGTACTGGGTCATGTCAAACTGGGATTGCTAG ATGAGAGGCCATCCGATCCTTTGCAGAGCTGTTACGACTCCTGGCTGTCTTTAGTGGACCATTTGAATATTAAAGCCTTTGTTAACCTCACCTTGGCTGAATCTGTTCGACGTGGAGTTCAGAACCTTCTTTTCATCTCAGGCTTTG gtgGGATGAGACCAAACACTCTTGTCTTAGGTTTCTATGATGACTGCCCCCCTGAAGACCACCTCCAAGGCAAAGTTTTACCTCCAGACAACAGCTTGGATGCAGTGCTTGCAAACAAAGACGCGGGAGGACCAATGTTCCCTTTCTTCCCTAATgtacgtcatacagataaatccAAAGACATCAAGGAAGAGGAGTATGTGTCAATTATCACCGACGCTGTAAAAATGGGCAAGAATGTGACCCTGGCTCGATACTTTAGCCAGTTCAACAGGGAAGACGTTTTAGggtcggggaaaaaaacaaagactaaCCAAGGCACGGCGGCTCCGTTTGTTGACATTTGGCCACTGAATCTGCTGCGACCGGACAGCTGCGGCTATGTGGACGTCTGCTCGCTGTTTTTGCTCCAACTGGCCTGCGTGCTTCACGAAACTCGGGCCTGGAGCCAGGCCAGGTTGCGCCTTTTCCTCTGCGTGGAAGCCGGCCGAAGTCTGAGGGAGGAAGAGACAGCCAAGCTGCGACTGATGCTCAGGGAGCTCCGGATGTCGGCGCAAGTGCAGACGGTGGCTTGGGACCAGGTGGTGGCGCTACACTGGCAAAGGCGAGGAAGGGATAAAGGCGAGGAAGTGGCCGATGGACGTAAAGAAGCGTTTCCCAGCAATGCAGCCCAGCTGACAGACGAGTACATCGGCGCCGTCAACGATCTCATCCGAAGGCATGGAGAACCTCAGCCGGCAGTGCGCTTCCTGTATCTGCCGCACCCGCCCGCCGATACAAGCCGCTACTCGGCCTACCTGCATCAAGTAGACCTGCTGAGTCGGGATTTGGGCCCCACGTTGCTCGTCCACGGAGTCACACCAGTTGTCACGACGGACATCTAG
- the LOC144019144 gene encoding solute carrier family 12 member 9-like isoform X2 — protein MSEKAPLLNYRLTTSTGGVASSGSKDEPANRTPEQGEDRGRRRSAATKSDRKLGVLFGVVIPTLLSMFSVVVFLRIGFVVGQAGLYQAIAMFLVAYVIITMTVFSVCAISTNGALDAGGAYYMISRALGPEFGGSIGIMFFFANVCGSALYILGLVEAIMSAFGVPEASEAVRVIGAAHRVLPSGYWWSLLYSTVLLLICFIVCLVGAHIYAKATFVIFLIVTTVLASIFCSFFFVEPRMITLPDSSFMNGSTQTTANYTGLRLHTLEGNLWASFTVDYTTGAMMNFATVFAVMFNGCTGIMAGSNMSGDLKNPSYSIPRGTLTAVFITFVTYNLLSLLAASSCERPVLQSDYSFLGTINAWPPLVTVGIYSSAMSAAMSNLIGASRVLYALSKDDLFGGVLALARKTSRSGNPWASVLASWLLVQMVLFAGKLNTIAGIVTIFFLLVYANVNLACLALEWASAPNFSIAFMLLLLMLIHYLGPISNWGYISQALIFHQVRKYLLLLDVRKDHVKFWRPQVLLMVANPRSCVGLLTFINDLKKSGLYVLGHVKLGLLDERPSDPLQSCYDSWLSLVDHLNIKAFVNLTLAESVRRGVQNLLFISGFGGMRPNTLVLGFYDDCPPEDHLQGKVLPPDNSLDAVLANKDAGGPMFPFFPNVRHTDKSKDIKEEEYVSIITDAVKMGKNVTLARYFSQFNREDVLGSGKKTKTNQGTAAPFVDIWPLNLLRPDSCGYVDVCSLFLLQLACVLHETRAWSQARLRLFLCVEAGRSLREEETAKLRLMLRELRMSAQVQTVAWDQVVALHWQRRGRDKGEEVADGRKEAFPSNAAQLTDEYIGAVNDLIRRHGEPQPAVRFLYLPHPPADTSRYSAYLHQVDLLSRDLGPTLLVHGVTPVVTTDI, from the exons ATGTCCGAAAAGGCTCCTCTTCTCAACTATCGACTCACTACCAGCACAGGCGGCGTAGCCAGCTCGGGGTCGAAGGATGAGCCCGCAAACAGGACGCCTGAGCAGGGTGAAGACCGAGGCCGTCGTCGGTCAGCCGCCACCAAAAGTGACCGAAAGCTCGGCGTCCTTTTCGGAGTTGTTATTCCGACGTTGCTGTCTATGTTTAGTGTCGTCGTGTTTTTACGTATtg GATTTGTTGTGGGCCAAGCTGGGCTGTACCAGGCCATTGCCATGTTCTTGGTGGCCTACGTCATTATCACAATGACAGTCTTTTCCGTCTGCGCCATCTCAACTAATGGAGCCTTGGATGCGGGGGGTGCCTACT ACATGATCAGCCGAGCGCTGGGTCCAGAGTTTGGTGGCAGCATTGGAatcatgtttttctttgccaatgTGTGCGGCAGTGCTCTCTACATTTTAGGTCTGGTTGAAGCGATCATGTCTGCCTTTGGCGTCCCAGAAG CTTCAGAGGCTGTGAGGGTGATTGGAGCCGCCCATCGGGTGCTGCCTTCAGGATACTGGTGGTCTTTGCTTTACAGcactgtgctgcttttaatttgttttattgtttgccTG GTAGGCGCCCACATCTACGCCAAAGCCACTTTCGTCATCTTCCTCATCGTCACAACTGTCCTAGCATCCATCTTCTGCAGCTTCTTCTTTGTGGAGCCTAGGATGATCACACTTCCAGATTCCTCCTTTATGAATGGTTCCACCCAGACCACTGCTAACTATACTGGTCTCAGACTCCACACCTTGGAGGGCAACCTTTGGG CTAGTTTCACAGTCGACTACACCACTGGAGCCATGATGAATTTTGCCACCGTTTTTGCAGTCATGTTCAATGGTTGCACTGGAATCATGGCTGGATCTAACATGTCTG GTGACTTGAAGAACCCAAGTTATTCCATCCCCAGAGGAACCTTGACGGCAGTTTTTATAACATTTGTCACATACAACCTGCTAAGTCTGCTGGCTGCATCGTCTTGTGAACG TCCTGTTCTGCAAAGCGACTACAGTTTCCTTGGGACCATCAATGCTTGGCCTCCTCTGGTCACAGTTGGTATCTACTCCTCAGCCATGTCCGCCGCCATGAGCAACCTCATCGGAGCCTCCAGAGTCCTGTACGCACTATCTAAAGACGACCTTTTTG GTGGTGTCCTGGCTCTGGCGAGGAAGACGTCCCGCAGTGGTAACCCCTGGGCCTCAGTGCTTGCCTCTTGGCTGCTTGTACAG atggtgctgttTGCTGGAAAATTGAACACCATTGCTGGAATTGTGACCATCTTCTTCTTGTTGGTCTATGCCAATGTCAACCTGGCCTGTTTGGCTCTTGAGTGGGCATCTGCGCCAAACTTTAG CATAGCATTCATGCTGCTGCTCCTGATGCTCATTCATTATCTCGGCCCCATCAGTAACTGGGGCTACATCAGCCAGGCTCTCATCTTCCACCag GTCCGCAAGTACCTCTTGTTGCTGGATGTGCGCAAGGACCACGTCAAGTTCTGGAGGCCTCAAGTGCTGCTAATGGTGGCCAACCCTCGTAGTTGTGTGGGCTTGCTGACTTTCATTAATGACCTGAAGAAGAGTGGCCTCTATGTACTGGGTCATGTCAAACTGGGATTGCTAG ATGAGAGGCCATCCGATCCTTTGCAGAGCTGTTACGACTCCTGGCTGTCTTTAGTGGACCATTTGAATATTAAAGCCTTTGTTAACCTCACCTTGGCTGAATCTGTTCGACGTGGAGTTCAGAACCTTCTTTTCATCTCAGGCTTTG gtgGGATGAGACCAAACACTCTTGTCTTAGGTTTCTATGATGACTGCCCCCCTGAAGACCACCTCCAAGGCAAAGTTTTACCTCCAGACAACAGCTTGGATGCAGTGCTTGCAAACAAAGACGCGGGAGGACCAATGTTCCCTTTCTTCCCTAATgtacgtcatacagataaatccAAAGACATCAAGGAAGAGGAGTATGTGTCAATTATCACCGACGCTGTAAAAATGGGCAAGAATGTGACCCTGGCTCGATACTTTAGCCAGTTCAACAGGGAAGACGTTTTAGggtcggggaaaaaaacaaagactaaCCAAGGCACGGCGGCTCCGTTTGTTGACATTTGGCCACTGAATCTGCTGCGACCGGACAGCTGCGGCTATGTGGACGTCTGCTCGCTGTTTTTGCTCCAACTGGCCTGCGTGCTTCACGAAACTCGGGCCTGGAGCCAGGCCAGGTTGCGCCTTTTCCTCTGCGTGGAAGCCGGCCGAAGTCTGAGGGAGGAAGAGACAGCCAAGCTGCGACTGATGCTCAGGGAGCTCCGGATGTCGGCGCAAGTGCAGACGGTGGCTTGGGACCAGGTGGTGGCGCTACACTGGCAAAGGCGAGGAAGGGATAAAGGCGAGGAAGTGGCCGATGGACGTAAAGAAGCGTTTCCCAGCAATGCAGCCCAGCTGACAGACGAGTACATCGGCGCCGTCAACGATCTCATCCGAAGGCATGGAGAACCTCAGCCGGCAGTGCGCTTCCTGTATCTGCCGCACCCGCCCGCCGATACAAGCCGCTACTCGGCCTACCTGCATCAAGTAGACCTGCTGAGTCGGGATTTGGGCCCCACGTTGCTCGTCCACGGAGTCACACCAGTTGTCACGACGGACATCTAG
- the thpo gene encoding thrombopoietin isoform X2: protein MNIVEEMQTALNNCNTSTILPTPVQLPCTELHVASWERKSHHERRQDISASLRHLFEAVKVARPLGWAECGSALLQRLEHNINSYLLILTHLQLSVQQGPVERTEISCVPRSTLSLSTVLLNYRRLITGKLERLMMSLESRCISQLQEEHLQ from the exons ATGAACATTGTGGAAGAGATGCAGACGGCACTG AACAACTGCAACACGTCCACCATCCTGCCCACGCCAGTTCAGCTACCATGCACCGAGCTCCACGTAGCATCTTGGGAAAGAAAATCA CACCATGAGAGGAGACAAGACATCAGTGCATCCTTGAGGCATCTTTTCGAGGCTGTCAAGGTTGCGAGGCCCCTCGGCTGGGCAGAATGTGGTTCAGCGCTTTTGCAGAGATTGGAGCACAACATCAACAGCTACCTCCTCATCCTCACACATCTTCAATTGAGT GTCCAGCAGGGGCCAGTTGAACGCACAGAAATATCTTGTGTTCCTCGAAGCACCCTCAGTCTGAGCACGGTCCTGCTGAACTACAGGCGGCTAATCACGGGCAAACTGGAGCGGCTGATGATGAGCTTGGAAAGCAGATGCATTTCCCAGTTACAAGAGGAGCATCTCCAATAA